The sequence below is a genomic window from Candidatus Hydrogenedentota bacterium.
GACGGCCCCTGCATGAAGGACGCCACGGCCGCCTTTGCCTGGGGCGACGCCTCCGCGGGCGCCTGCGGGGCCGTCTCGGCCCCCGCCAGCACCGCCACCGCCACAAGACACCCCATCACCCACTGCCCAGACCGCTTGCTCATGGCATCCGCCCTTTCTGCCGGGACGGGCCGGACACGTTGCGGGATGCATTGCCCTTGCGGGAACGCAAAGGAGAACCGCCAACGGCCGTCCGATCGCCCCGGCCACTTGACAACAATGAGGGCAACCCCTCGCGGTAATCATAATGGGGTTCTTCCGGCCTGTCAAGGAAAATGCCGGAACGGGGACGGAGTGGTGGCGCGGGGGGGGCCGCACGGGTTGCCCCGGCGTACCGGCGGGGGATAGAGTGGAGCCAAATCCAACGGGAAAGGAGGCGGCCATGCGGTGTCTTGCGCGGGTGATGATCGGTGCGGCGGTTGCCGCGGCGGCGGGGTGCGCGGCGGCCCGCGCGGAGGAGATGCCCCGCGCCGACGGCTACCGCGGCATCTGGTACATGAACCAGCCCACGAAGGACGAGTACGCCTACAAGTACAGCGGCGGGCTGGGCACCTACTGCATGAAGCACATCCCCATGGCGGTGCACGCGCCGGCGGTGAACAAGACCTTCTTCGTCTACGGCGGCGTCGCGCCCGGCGGGAACTCCCTGCTGGAGATGGTCTCGTACTACGACCACGCCACGGGCAAGGTGCCGCGCCCGGTCATCCTGATGGACAAGAAGACCGACGACGCCCACGACAACCCGGTGATCTCCCTCGACGGGGACGGGCACCTCTGGGTCTTCGCCAGCTCCCACGGCACCTCGCGCCCGTCGTATGTCTTCCGCAGCGAGAAGCCCCACGACATCGGCGCGTTCGAGCGCGTGCTGGAAACCAACTTCTCCTATCCCCAGCCATGGCACATCGCCGGGGAGGGCTTTCTGTTCCTGCACACCCGCTACGCGCAGGGCCGCGGCCTCTTCTGCGCCGCCAGCCCCGACGGCCGGACCTGGTCCGAGCCGCAGTCCATCGCCCACATCGCCGAGGGGCACTACCAGGTGAGCTGGCCCTGCGGGAAGCGCGTCGGCACGGCCTTCGACTACCACCCGCCCAAGAAGGGCCTCAACTTCCGCACCAACCTTTATTACATGGAGACCGGGGACTTGGGGCGCACCTGGCGCACCGTGTCCGGCGAGCCCCTCACCGTGCCCCTCACGGAGGCGAAGAACCCCGCCCTCGTCCACGACTTCGAGGCCGAGGGCCTCCTCGTCTACGTCAAAGACCTCACCTACGACGCCGACGGGCGGCCCGCCGTCCTCATCGTCACCAGCCGCGGCTGGCAGCCCGGCCCGCAGAACGACCCCCACACCTGGCGCGTCGTCCGGTGGACCGGGGAGGCGTGGAAGACCGCCGACGTCGCCGTGTCGGACAACAACTACGACTCCGGCAGCCTCTACACCGGCCCCGACGGCGTCTGGCGCATCATCGGCCCCACCGAGCCCGGCCCCCAGGCCTACAACCCCGGCGGCGAGATCGCCCTGTGGTCCAGCCGCGACGGCGACACCTGGACCCGCGAACGCGTCCTCACGGCCCACAGCGAATACAACCACGGCCACGCCCGCCGCCCCCTCAACGCCAACCCCGGCTTCTACGCCTTCTGGGCCGACGGCCACGGCCGCCAGCCCTCCGACTCCCGCCTCTACTTCTGCGACATCACCGGGGAAAACGTCTGCCAGCTCCCCGTCACCATGACCGAAGACTTCCAGACCCCCGGGCGCGTCGGGCCGTAGGGGAAATGAAGAGAGCGGACCGGCGGAGCCGCGGTTCCGTAGCGCCGGCGTCCCGCCGGCCTTGTCTTTGGTTTTGCCCTCGTTCCCACCTTTCATTTGGGAACGGGCTTGTGTGCAAAGCTTTGCTTTGCCTTTCCGCCGGTTCTCCGAGACAGCCCCCCCGTTCGGCGCCATCGCGAAGCGGAGCTTCGCTGCCAAGCGCGTTCGCAAGTGAAACTTGGGAACGAGGGGAACAAGGCGAACGTGAACGCGGCAGGATGCCGCATCAGCCCCCGGCCTCCATCCCCCTCATCGGTGTTTATCGGTGTTCATCGGTGGTTGCTTTTGCGGTTTCCCCGCCGCCGTCATTGGCCAGCGCGCGGAGGAGGTCATGGCCGAGGGCCTCGTCGCAGGCGCCGGTGGCGAGCATCACGACCCCCGCCTGATGCTTCCTGGAGAAGCCCAGGAAGGAGCTGTACCCGCCCGTGCCGCCGTTGTGCCAGCACATCCCGCCGTCGAGGCCCCGGATGGGCATGGACATCAGGGCCAGGCCGATGGTGCAGCCGTCGAGCCCGGAGACCTCCGCCAGCGGTTCCCGGACACGCTCCAACACCGGGCCCAGCGGGCCCTCGGGCGCGCGGAGGTTCGCGCGCAGGTATTTCAGCAGGTCGCGCGCCGTGGACTTCAGGGCGCCGCAGCCCTGAAACCCGTCGGCAAAGGTCCAGGGCGGCATGGGGGAGAGGAGGCTGAACGGGCCGACGGCGAGGGGGCCGATGTACCCCTGGGCCAGCCGCCCGGCCTGGCCGGGGTCCAGGGTGACGGCGGTGTCCGTCATGCCCAGCGGGGCAAGCACGCGCCGCCGGACCAGCTCCCCGTAGGGCAGCCCCGCCTGCTGCGCGAGGGCATGGCCGAGCAGGCCCATGGCGAGGTTGGAATACTCGTCCGCGTCCCCCGGCGCGCGCGGCAGCGCATATTCCGCGAGATACCCCCGCACCCACTCCGCCGTGCCGTTGCGGTAGGGGTCCTCGGTCCGGCGCATCAGCAGGAGGTCCGCCACCGCGCCGGGCATCGGCATGTCCGGCATCCGCGGCAGCCCCGAGCGGTGCGTGGCCAGGTCCCTCAGCGTGATCCGGCGCCCGTCCTTTTCCGGGATCACCCATCCGGGCAGCAGCGCCGCCACAGGGTCGTCCAGCCCCGCCGCGCCGTCCTCCAGCAGCGCCGCGAGGGCCGCGCCCGTGAAGGTCTTGGTGATGGAGCCGATCTCAAACACCGTGTCGGCGTCCGGCGGGGCGGCGTCTCCGGCATGCGTCCGCCCCACACCGAGGAAATACCCCCTGTCCCCATGGACCACCCCGACGCACATGCCGACGCAGCCCACCGCGCGCTCCCGCGCCGCCCAGGACCGCACAACCTCCGTCAGGATCCCGATCTCCCGCCGCTCCAGTCCCGTGCCGTCGGGAAGCTCCGCCTGCCACCGGTGGACTGCGGGGTCATACGGCGGCCGCGGGAGCAGGCGGACCTGCGGATGCAGGTTCGCCAGCCACACCGCGCCCAGCGCCAGCAGCAGGACCCCCTCGATCCGGGTCCACCGCACCAGCCAGCGCGGCACGGGTTTCGCGGGCCTCCGCCGCAGGAAGCCCGAAACGCGCTGCAGCAGGCGGGTCAGCGACAGCCGGGCGAGCAGGCCGGGAAACAGGGTCTGCGCCGCGCCGGCCGCCAGGACCAGCGCCGCAACCGCGAGAAAGACCAGATAGGCGGACACCTGCGCCACGGCCCGGAGACCTCCATCCCGTTTCGGCATTCTACCACGGCACCGCGAAACGGCTCAAAGCCGCGAAGACAGAAGGGTCCGGAAAAGAGGAACGGGGGGGGAAAGAAGGGGGGAGGGAGGAAAAACTGGTCGGGGTGAGAGGATTTGAACCTCCGGCCTCTTCGTCCCGAACGAAGCGCGCTAACCGGACTGCGCTACACCCCGACTGTGCGCACATGGTAGCCCATGCGGCGGCGGCGGGGCAAGTTTTTCGCGGGGGAGCCTGGGCGGCGGCGCGCGCGGGGTGTCCCGGTCGCGCGCGGCCCGCCGCCGGGGTTCCGCTTCAGAAAAGCAAACCGGCCCGGAACCTTCGGGGTTCCGGGCCGGAACAGCGGAAAAAATGGTGGGCGATAATGGGCTCGAACCATCGACCTCCACGATGTCAACGTGGCGCTCTAACCAAACTGAGCTAATCGCCCGTGTTTTCAGCGGCCCTATCGTAGCAAATCCCGCGGGAACCTGTCAATAATGTGGCGGGAACCCCGTGCAAGCCCGGCAGTTGGCCGCA
It includes:
- a CDS encoding beta-lactamase family protein; translated protein: MAQVSAYLVFLAVAALVLAAGAAQTLFPGLLARLSLTRLLQRVSGFLRRRPAKPVPRWLVRWTRIEGVLLLALGAVWLANLHPQVRLLPRPPYDPAVHRWQAELPDGTGLERREIGILTEVVRSWAARERAVGCVGMCVGVVHGDRGYFLGVGRTHAGDAAPPDADTVFEIGSITKTFTGAALAALLEDGAAGLDDPVAALLPGWVIPEKDGRRITLRDLATHRSGLPRMPDMPMPGAVADLLLMRRTEDPYRNGTAEWVRGYLAEYALPRAPGDADEYSNLAMGLLGHALAQQAGLPYGELVRRRVLAPLGMTDTAVTLDPGQAGRLAQGYIGPLAVGPFSLLSPMPPWTFADGFQGCGALKSTARDLLKYLRANLRAPEGPLGPVLERVREPLAEVSGLDGCTIGLALMSMPIRGLDGGMCWHNGGTGGYSSFLGFSRKHQAGVVMLATGACDEALGHDLLRALANDGGGETAKATTDEHR